Sequence from the Luteibacter aegosomaticola genome:
TTCGCGAGAGGGCTACATGAGCTTTGTCGCGAAAGATGTCGCCCACAGGGTGGGCTCCTACGGTGTGTGGTTGGTGTTCGGTGGCGCGGTGCGACACCGGGCTGACCGCGTTCGGTGCCGCGGTTCGTGGTTAGAGGTGCTCGGGGGTTTCGGCGAGCATGACCGCGATGGCGTCCACTTCCGACGAGACAGTCGCAGCGCCTTGCGTGGGTTTGTAGTTGTTGAGGATCACGGAGAACGCCAGGCGCTGGCCGCTCTTCGTCGTGACGTATCCGGCGAGCGCGTTGACGTAGCTCATGCTGCCCGTCTTCGCCTGCACATTGCCCTCGGCGGCCGTGCCCTTCATGCGGCGGGCCAGGGTGCCATCGGTACCTGCCACGGGAAGAAGCGCGCGGAATGCCGGGGAATCGACCGTGGCCAGCAGGTGGGTGAGCGAGCCCGCGGTGGTGAGGTCATGCCGGGACAAGCCGGTGCCTTCTTCCAGTGTGGTCGCCGAGGGGCCAATGCCGTGGCCGCCGAGCCATGCTTTGAGTCCGGCGGCTGCACGGTCCTCGGTGAGCGGGGCCGTCTGGTCGCTCGCTTCCGCGCCCGTCAGCAAGAACACGCTTTGCAGGTACATGTTCTGTGAGCGCTTGAGTCCAGCAGACAGGATCTCGCTTAGCGCGGGCGAGGCCAGCGTGGCGACGGGCGTGCCCGTCGGGGCGGGGATCGGCCAGTGGACGCTGCGGGCGTCTTTTTTCACCGTGACGCCCCGCTTTTCCAGCGCCGATGTAAGGCGGCGGGCGGCGATGAGGGCTGGGTCGGGCAGGGAAAGCCGGCTCTTGCGCGGCTGCGCGCCAAGGACATGCAAGGTCGAGCTGCCGGGCGGTCGATAGAACGCCGGGGTGTCCGACGGCTGTTCGGCCAGGGTGAGCGCCGCATCCGTCGGCGTGACGGTGACCGCGTTGTCGCGGACGTCAGCGACGAGGGTGTTTTCATCCACGGTGAGCCCGCTGGCGGTCGCGCCGTAATACTCCTGCAGGTCGGAGGCCTCCCAGCCGCTGCCGATAGGCGGGCCGGCGAACGCGGTGTCGTCGCCGACCACGGCGCCGTCGATCCGGGTCACCCCTGCGGCGGCTACCTGCTGGGCAAGCTGGTCGGCCCAGGCATCGCCCGTAAGGGTCGGATCGCCTCGTCCGCGAAGAACGAGATCGCCACGCAGGCGGCCGCGGCGGATCTCGCCCGCTGCCAGCACGTCGGTATGCGTGCGGTACTCGGCGCCGAGACGATCAAGCGCAAAGGCCGCGGTGTAGAGCTTGGCGGTGGACGCCGGAAGCATCAGCTTGCCGTCGTCGTGGCCGTACACCACGCGCCCGTCATCCAGCGACACCACGCTGATGCCCCAGGAAGCCGCGGCGAAGCGCGGGGCGTCGATGTGGGCGTCGATCGCCTGGCCCAACGCAGACGCATGTCCCGCGCCAGCAAACCCCAAAAGCACGAGACCGACCACCGTAGGAGCCCACCCTGTGGGCGACGCCGTTCGCGAAAGGCTGGGGGCGTGCGGCAGGCCTTTGGGAGGTTGTCGCGAAAGATGTCGCCCACAGGGTGGGCTCCTACGGAGGCCGAGGAGTCGCGTGGCGAGGGCCTCGCGAAAGGGTGTGGGGTGGCTTTGGCTTACTTCGTCCATGAAGGCTGGTCCTTGTTGAGGAATGCCGAGAGGCCGTCCTGGCCTTCGGAGGAGACGCGGAGGCGGGCGATCAGCGCGGCGTTTTGCGCATCCACCCGCTCCATGTCGGTTTCAGTCATGCCGCCCATGCCGAGGGCGAGCTGTTTGGCTTCGCGTTGCGCGACGGGGCCACCCTTGGTGAGCAGGCCGAGCACGCGCTCGACGGCCGCATCGAGTTCCTCGGCGGGCACGGTGTCGTGCACGAGGCCCATGTCGCGAGCGGCCGCAGCACCGAAGATCTCGCCGGTGACAAACAGGCGGCGCGCATGGCGCAGGCCGATGGCCGCAATGACGTACGGCGAGATCACGGCGGGGACCAGGCCCAGCTTCACCTCGGAGAGCGCGAACTTCGCCCCGTCCGATGCGATCGCGATGTCGCAACAGGCCACGAGACCGACGCCGCCGCCGAAGGCGGCGCCATTCACGCGGGCCACCGTGGGCTTGGAAAGGAACTGCAGGCGGCGCATCAGCCGGGCCAGGCGTTCCGAATCGGCCCGGTTATCGGCCTCGGAGGCCGAGGCCATGCCGCGCATCCAGTTCAGGTCGGCGCCCGCGGAAAAACTTGCGCCCGCGCCCGTGAGCACCACGGCGCGCACGGCGGGATCGGCGTCCACGGCGTCGATCGCCGCGGTGAGGTCGGCGATCAGCGCGTCGTCGAAGGCGTTATGCACCTCCGGCCGGTTCATGAGCAGGTGGGCGACGGTTCCGTGGCGGGTCAGTTCAACAGCCGGCATGAAGGATCTCCGAAAGATGTAATGCGAATCATAAACGGCCGGTCTGTAGGCGTGGGCCCCGAGCCTGATCAGTCGAAACCCTACGTGAGATGCAGGGGATCAGGTAAAAGGAATACAATGCGACGCGTTCTTATTTGAGAAATTCCCCAGTGCGCCTGTCCGACGCGCCGAAAGGTGCCCAAGCCGTGGTCCAGTCCGTCACCGATGCCCATCCCGCCGATCCCATCGCGCAACGCCTGCGCGACCTGGGCTTCGTGGCCGGCGAGCCGGTGCGCCTGATAGCCCGCGGGCCCCTCGGCGGCGACCCCTTGCTCATCCAGATCGGCTCCACGCGGTTCGCGTTGCGCAAGACGGAAGCGGCGCGCGTGGATGTCCTTGTGGATGGTGCGGCATGAGTGCAGCAACGATGCGCGTAGCCCTGGTCGGCAACCCCAACTGCGGCAAGACGGCGCTGTTCAACCAGCTGACCGGCGGCCGCCAGAAAGTGGCGAACTACGCCGGTGTCACCGTGGAGCGCAAGGAAGGCCGCTTCACCGCGCCCTCCGGTCGCACGCTGCAAATACTGGACTTGCCGGGTGCCTACAGTTTCGACGCCACCAGCCCGGACGAGGCGATTACCCGCGATGTCTGCCAGGGCCGCTATCCGGGCGAAGCAGCACCTGACCTGATCGTCTGCGTCGCCGACGCCACCAATCTGCGTCTCCACCTTCGCTTCGTGCTCGAAGTGCGCCGCCTCGGCCGCCCGGTGGTGCTCGCGTTGAACATGATGGACGCGGCGCGCAAGCGCGGCATCGTCATCGATGTGCAGAAGCTTTCCCAGCGCCTTGGCGTGCCGGTGGTGGAAACGATCGCCGTCCAGCGCGGTGGCGCGAAGGCGCTCGTGGACCGCTTGGATGCGGCGGTGCCGGAAATCGTGCCGTCGCCGATCGACGAGGCCACGGTCGATGGCCTGCATGCCGAAGTTCGCGCGATCCTGGCCGATGCCGTCACCAGTACGCGCAACACCGCGGCGATCGACGATGCGATCGACCGCTGGGCACTGCACCCGGTTTTCGGCCTCGCCATCCTGGCGGTGCTGATGTTCTTCATCTTCCAGGCGGTGTTCTCCTGGGCGCAGCCGGTGATGGACGCGATCACCGATGGCATCACCGCACTGGGTGCGTGGGCCACCAGCTTCCTGCCGGGCGATAGCGCGCTGCACAGCCTGCTCAACGATGGCGTGTTCGCTGGCCTGGGCGCGGTGCTGGTGTTCCTGCCGCAGATCCTGATCCTGTTCCTCTTCATCCTGATCCTCGAAGAATCCGGCTACCTGCCGCGCGCGGCCTTCCTGCTCGATCGCATGATGTTCAAGGTGGGCCTGACCGGCCGTGCCTTCATCCCGTTGCTGTCGAGCTTTGCCTGCGCGATTCCCGGGATCATGGCGACGCGCAGCATCAACGACCCGCGCGACCGTCTCACCACGATTCTGGTGGCGCCGCTGATGACCTGCTCGGCGCGTCTGCCGGTGTATACGCTGCTCATCGCCGCGTTTATCCCGAATCGCAGCATTGGCCTGTTCAACCTGCAGGGCATCGTGCTGTTCGTGCTGTATTTCGCAGGCATCTTCAGCGCGCTGGGCGTGGCGTTCGTGATGAAGCGCTTCCGCAAGGATCGCAGCGAGCATGCGCTGATCATGGAGCTGCCCTCGTACCGCCTGCCGAACGTGCGCGATGTAGCGCTGGGCCTGTGGGAGCGCGCGCTGATCTTCCTGAAGCGTGTGGGCGGCATCATCACCGCGCTGACCGTGCTGCTGTGGTTCCTTTCGAGTTTCCCCGGTGCACCGGAAGGCGCGACGGGTCCGGCGATCGATTACAGCCTGGCGGGCATGCTCGGCCGTGGCCTGCAGTACGTGTTCGCGCCGATCGGCTTCAACTGGCAGATCTGCATCGCGCTGGTGCCGGGCCTGGCCGCGCGTGAAGTCGCGGTGGCCGCGCTGGGCACGGTGTACGCGATGTCGGGCACTGACGATGCCGTGGCTACCCAGCTCGGGCCGGTGATCGCGCATTCGTGGTCGCTGGCCACGGCGCTGTCGCTGCTCGCGTGGTACGTGTTCGCGCCGCAGTGCATGTCGACCCTGGCGGTGATCCGCCGCGAAACCAATTCCTGGCGCAACGTGGCGATCGCCGCGGGCTATCTGTTCGGCCTGGCGTACCTCGCTTCGCTCGCTACCTACCAGATCGCGAGGGCGCTTTCGTGAGCACGTTCCAGCTGGTCCAGGGCGTCATCATCGGCGTGGTCGTGCTGGCCAGCCTGTATGTCGCGTTCCGCAAGCTGCTGCCGAAGACGTCGACGCGGGTGTTGGCCGGCGTCTCCGCCAGCCTGAACCATGAAGGCCGCTCCGGCGTGATACGTGCGATCGGCAAGAAAGTGCAGCCGGCCAGCGCCACGGGCAGCTGCGGCGATGGCTGCGGCAGCTGTGGCACCTGCGGTCCGGCGCCGGTAGCGCATAACGACGCGCAGCCGTTGACTTTCAAGACGAGGCGTTAACGTCGCCCAGTGGGCGCCACGTGGCGGGCTCGGGTCGAAAAGGCCGCGCCTGGATGCCCAGTAGTGCCTCCAGCGCGGTGTTGTCCGCGGTGAGGTCTTCGTCGAGGCGGCGCAGTGCGCCGCGCAACTGCGGGCGCAGCGCACTCGCGAGTTCAAGCACGAACCGCGGCACGGGTGCGGGGATGGTCAGGACCCCTGCGCTGCGCCGCGCGCGGCGAAACATGGCTGCCGCGGTGAGGCGCTCGCCGCCGCCCATGTCGAAGGTCTTGCCTCGTGCCTGTGGCATGGCCAGCGCTGCGACGAATGCGGCCGCGATATCGTCGGCGTGCACGGGTTGCCGCAGCCCGCGGCCGGCCGGCAACGGGAAAATATGGCGGCGGATGGCCGCATGGACGATCGGCGTGATGCTGCGGTCCATGCCCGCACCATAAACGAGCGTGGGCCGGAACAACGTCCAGGGCATGCCGCGCGATGCGCAGGTGGCGCTGAGCGCGGTTTCCGCATTCCGCAGCCGCGCCGCCAGTTCGCGTTCGTAAGGTACATCGGAATCGCGCTTGGATTCGGCGCTCATCGACGATGTTGCGATGATGTGCGGGGTGCCTTCCAGGCGGGTATGGCTGAGCCATTGCGCGAGCAGGTCCAGCGGCCCGGTGGAGAGGATCGCTTTGACGGGGGGTAACGGCGGCATCATGTCGGGGACCCGTCCGCTCAGCCATCGCGCGTCGTCCGGCGGCGGGGTGCGGCTCAGGCCTAGCCATGTATGGCCGGCGGCCTCCAGCCGAGGGAGGAGGAACCGGCCGATCTGGCTGGATGCGCCGATGACGAGGACGCTCATGGCTTGCTCCTTGCGGCCACCACCTTGCAGAGCCGCAGGCCTTCGGCGAGGTCGCGTCTGCGGGGCGTCAGTTCGAGCCCGCTACGTATCGGGGAACAGCTATCCATGCGGGCGCCGGGAAGGATATCCGTGAGTTGCCCAAGCGAACCGTCGGCAGCGGCTGTATCGCGCAGGATGGCGTAGATCGGCCCCTCGTGTCCCTCGATCGCTGCGCGTACCCGTTGATCGAACTCATGGTGCTGGCTTAAGACATTGAGCCAGGTGAGGCTCACGAAGGTCGCTTCTTCGGCGTTCGGGACGAACGGAATAACGTAAGCGTTGGGCGCGGAGAGGACCACGACCAGGCTACCCGGGGTAACCGCCGCTGCTTCGACGGCGAACGGCGTTTTGGCGAAGGGGGCATGACCCCAGTCGGTGTAGCGGGTGGTGGCGAGCGTGATGAGCAGGGTGGCTCCGATCACGGCGGCCGTAAGGCGGCTGCGTGGCCGGTCGAGCGCTTCGGCAACGAGCGATGCGGCGGCCAGGACGGTCAGGCCGGTGAGCATCTCGATGGGCACGGCGTAGCGCAGGATCGAGTAGAGCGCTAGCCACAGCACGTACGCGGCGCAGACGAAGGTAAACAGCATGCGCCGGACGGGGTTGCTGGCGGCACCTGGCCGGCGTCGCGCCAGTGCAATCGCGCCAGCGCCGAGTAGAGCCAGCATGGCGAGCGCATAACGTGCGTCGGCAAAGGTGTTGCCACCTTGGGTGTCGTTCTTCCTGAGCCACCAGAACGGATAGAACAGCGTCTGGAGGACGGACTTCGGCATGAACTGCCGGTCCGTGCCGCCCGCATCCGGCATCCACGGCGAATGGAAAACCTGGTTGAACATCGGAAAAATGGGGTTGCCCGTAAGGTGCCAAAGGCTGTAACCCCAACTGCCGTAAGCGGCAAAAAAGCCGAAGAGGGCGGCAACTCCCAGTGTGACGGCCTCGGTCAGGCCCGCCAACCTGAACCCGCGTGCCGCCCACACGGCAAACCCCAGCGCAGGCGCATAGACGATGGCGGTTGGCTTGAGGCCGGCGGCGAGGCCACAGAGCAGCCCCGCCAGGGCCGCGCGTCCGAGTAGTGTTCCCTCCCGCTGGGCCGCCAGGGGCATGGCCACCAGGTAGCCAGCCATGACGAGGACGGCCAGCGGGAGCTCGTTCGTCGACATTCCTGCCTGGGTGAGGGTCATGGTGCCCGTGGCGCCGATGAAGATCGCGGCGAGATCTGTCCATGCCGGTGCACGGCCTTCCTGCCCGGCGAAACGCCGGACGATCAGGCAAAGCAGGAACACCGCGCCTCCGTACCACAGCCCCTGAAGCGCGGCCAGCACGCGTGGCGAGGTGGAAAGGGGGCCCGTGCCCAGCCAGAAGTAAGGTAGGTCCAGGAGTGGGTTGAAGTAGCTTTGCAGGCTAGCCGGGGCCAGGTCGATGCCGAGCCGGCCGTGGAAAAAGGCCCACGCGTTGTACAGGTGGTAATTCTTGAGATCCCACGCGGCATCCTGGCCGCGCGATACGGCAATCGCCGCGCCGAGGAGCAGGAGGGCCGGAAGCAGGAGGCGGTGGCGCAGTACGCGTTCGGAGAAGGTCATCGTCACTCGCTGGCGTGCCCGGCGATGCGGCGTGGGCTATGAAGGAGGTACGCAGCATATTTCTGCTCCCGACGTCCGAGTGAAACCGTGTCGAGAACGAGGCCGCAGACGAGGAAGATGCTGCCCAGCAAGGCGAGCGAGGCACTGAGGATGGCCGTCGGGAATCGTGGCACGAGGCCCGTCGCCACGTAGGTCTGCATCAGCGGTATGGCCAGGCCGATGGCGAGTGCGACGCACATGGCGCACGCGACGGAGAAGAAGGCCAGCGGCTTGCCGTTCTTCGCCATGCGGATAATGGTCTTGAGGATTCGCCAGCCGTCCCGATACGTGCTGAGTTTGCTGTGCGATCCTTCCGGGCGCGCGAAATACGCCGTGGGCACCTCGGCGGTGCCGAGACGAAGTTCGAGGGCATGCACAGCCAGTTCGACCTCGGTATCGAAGCCCTGGGCGTGCGCCGGGAATGATTTGACGAAGGCTCGGGACATGACGCGGTAGCCCGACAGCATGTCGTTGAACGACTGCCCGAAGATCCAGCTGGTGAGGCTGGTCAGCGCCCAGTTGCCGAACTTGTGCCCGGAACGGTACGCCGCATCCTCCTCGGTTGCGCGGGAACCGACCACCAGGGCAAGGTCTTCCTCCAGCAACCGCGCGACAAGCGTGGGCGCGGCGGAAGCATCGTACGTGGCGTCGCCGTCGACCATGATGTAAACATCGGCGTCGACCTTGGCAAACATGCTACGCACCACGTTGCCCTTGCCTTGCATGCGCTCGGTACGCACCTCCGCGCCATGCTTCCGTGCGACGTCCGCGGTTCCATCCGTGGAGTTGTTGTCGAACACCACGATCCGTGCGCCGGGAAGGTGGCGGCGAAAGTCATCGATGACAGTACCGATGGCCACGGCTTCGTTGAAGCACGGGATCACCACCGCGATCGCCGGCGTCAGGTGCCCCGTACTCACGCCAGGCTACCGCTTGGCGAGCATGAGGGCTGGGCCGGCATGCGGTCTGGCGTTACATGGGTGATCGGTTCGGGCATGGAATTCTCGGATGCTGAGCACAGGCACATGGGGCGCGCGCCGGCCCCAGCTCGCCATGGTAACCGCCACGCGCCCGGATTCGCAGTCCCGGCTGCCCGGCTCAGGCAGGGGTATCGTCGTCGAGGCGCCGGCGCCGCCTGCGTAGGGCGAACCAGTTGATTGTCAGATTGGCGGCGAACCATGCGCCAATCAGTGCAAGAGGCCACGCGATGATGGCCGGCCACAGCACCGCCACCACGGTCAGTGCGATGGCCGTGAGTGCGCCGGCCAGTACGGGCCCGGACTCGGTATCGCCCAGCACCCGGTGGTGGGTTATCGCAGCGCCAACGGTGTTGGCGATGCGCAATGCGCCTGCGGCCGCGCGGCTGGAACTGCCGCCACCATGCCGTGGCCGCGGTTGGCGCGGGCCGCTACTGCGCAGGCGTTCATTGCCGCGTCCGCGGCGTCCGCTGCGCAGGCGGATTTCCGTCGCGTTTTCCAGATCCGCCTCGTACTGGGCAGCCAGCAGCCCGGCAAAGCCCGCGTCTTCAATGGCGACATCGATTTCCCGGTTGCTCAGCCAGCTTGCGATATTAAGGTTCGAGGAACCGACGCGCGCCCAGCGCCCATCGGCAACGGCGGTTTTCGCATGCAGCATGGAGCCGTTCCATTCAAACACGCGGATGCCGGCTTTCAACAAAGGCCGATAGCCTGAGCGCGACATGCTGGCGACCATGGGGATATCGCTGGTGCCCGGCACGAGCAGGCGCACGTCCACGCCATCGCGCGCGGCGGCGGATAGCGCCTGCACGTACGGCGCCACGCCGACGAAATAGGCATCGGTGAGCCATAGCGTCTTCGTCGCCATGGCGGCGACCATCTGGTCCAGGCGGTACATGCCTGCGGTGCTGGGCTGGGTGGCGATGAGGCGCAGGTTCACGTCGCCGGCCGGTGCGACCGGTTCATGCCGCGCCACGCGCGGGTCCTCCGGCAAGCCCGCCGGCCCCGCATCGCGCCAGCTATCGGCGAAGGCCTGCTCGATCTCCGCCACGGCCGGGCCACGCAGCATCACGCCGGTATCGCGCCAGGGCGGTACGTCGCGCGCCGGATCGCCCAGCCACTTCTCGCTGATGCACACCCCGGACAGGAACCCGATCTCGCCATCCACCACCAGCACCTTGCGATGATCGCGGCTGATCCAGCCGAACGAACTGCCGAAGCGGGGCGGGTTGTAGATACGCACTTCACCGCCGGCCTCGCGCAGCGGGTTCCAGAAGCTGGAGCGCGATTGGCCCAGGCAGCCGGCCCAGTCAGCGATGACCGCCACGAATACGCCCGCGCGGGCCCGTTCCACCAGGGCCTCGCGGAAGGCCTGGCCGATCCGGTCGTTGCGGATGATGTAGTTCTCGAGGAAGACATGCCGCTTCGCCCCCGCGATGGCCTTGAGCCAGGCGTCGTAGTGGGCCTGGGCGTCGATCAGCAGATCGATGGCGTTCCCGCCGATCAGGGGCGCTCCGGCGCTGCGGCTGAGGGCCTGTTCGGCGAACTGGCGGGTGCTGAAGGTGGGCGGGCGGTGGAGGTTCATGGGCGGAGTTTATCGATGTCCGGCATGGAATCCGCGTGAGACCGCCACGTGAGATCCAGTTAGGGCGGCTGTCATGGGCTTGCGCTAAAATGACCCGCTATGACCGACGACCTGACCCGCCCGCGTCCCGCGGAAGCCGAAGCCCGCCGCCCCAGCACCGGGGTCCACATCGACAAGGTGCAGGTGGGTGGGGGCGCGCCCATCGTGGTGCAGTCCATGACCAATACGGATACCGAAGACCCGGTATCCACGGCCAAGCAGATCGCCGAACTGGCCCGCGCCGGGTCGGAAATGGTCCGCATCACGGTGAACACGCCGGCCGCCGCGGCCGCCGTGCCGCGCATCCGCGAGCGCCTGGAGATGATGGGCGTCTCGGTGCCGCTCATCGGCGATTTCCACTACAACGGCCACCAGCTGCTGGAAGGCGAGCCGGCCTGCGCCGAGGCCCTGGCCAAGTACCGGATCAACCCCGGCAATGTCGGCTTCGGCAAGAAGAAGGATGCCCAGTTCGCCTCGATCATCGAGATGGCCATCCGCTACAACAAGCCCGTGCGCATCGGCGCCAACTGGGGCTCGCTCGATCAGTCCATGGTCGCCGCGCTCATGGACGAGAACGGCCGCCGCGCCGATCCGTGGGATGCCGGCCACGTGGCCCGCGAGGCCCTCATTCGCTCGGCACTCGATTCCGCCGCCCGCGCCGAGGATCTTGGCCTGGCGCGTGACCGGATCATCCTGTCCTGCAAGGTCTCCGGCGTACAGGAATTGATCGCGGTGTATCGCGATCTGGCCCGTCGTGGTGATTACGCGCTCCATCTGGGCCTCACCGAAGCCGGCATGGGGTCGAAGGGCATCACGGCTTCGGCCGCGGCGCTGTCCGTGCTGCTGCAGGAAGGCATCGGCGACACCATCCGTATTTCGCTCACCCCGGAGCCGGGGCAGTCGCGTACGGCTGAGGTCATCGTGGCGCAGGAACTGCTGCAGACGATGGGCCTGCGTGCGTTCACGCCACTGGTAACGGCATGCCCGGGTTGCGGCCGTACGACGAGCGAGTTCTTCCAGGAGCTGGCGAAGACCGTGCAGGGCCACGTTCGCGAGCGCATGCCGGAATGGCGCGTGAAATACGATGGCGTGGAGAACCTCACGCTGGCGGTCATGGGTTGCATCGTGAATGGCCCGGGTGAGTCCAAGCACGCGAATATCGGTATTTCGCTGCCGGGCAACGGCGAGGCGCCGTCGGCACCGGTGTTCATCGATGGCGAAAAGGCCACGACGCTGCGCGGCGAGAACATCGCCAACGAGTTCGTCGCCATCCTCGATAACTACGTCGAAACGCATTATTCCGCGCGCCACGATTAAGCCATCACGCCTTGCATGCGGGGCCATCCATCACCATGGTGGATGGTTTCCCTCACTCCCCAAGGAGACATGGCATGGCGAACTCCGTCCCGTTGTTAAGCCTGAACGATGGCCGCAAGGCCCCGCAGCTCGGCTTTGGCGTCTTCCAGATTCCCGACGATGAAACCTCGCGCGCCGTCCAGGAAGCGCTGAAGGCGGGTTACCGTTCCATCGACACCGCGGCGATCTACAAGAACGAAGCCGGCGTGGGCGATGCGCTTGCGAAGTCCGGCATTGCGCGTAGCGATATCTTCCTGACCACCAAGTTGTGGAACGCGGAGCAGGGCTTCGACTCCACCTTGCGTGCGTTCGATGCCAGCATGAAGAAGCTGGGCACCGATTACCTCGACATGTACCTGATCCACTGGCCCACGCCGAAGCACGACCGCTACGTGGATACGTGGAAGGCATTCATTCGCCTGCGCGAGGAAGGCCGCATCCGTTCCATCGGCGTCAGCAATTTCCAGCCGGCGCATCTGGAACGAATCATCAAGGAAACCGGCGTAGCGCCGGTGGTGAACCAGATCGAAGTGCATCCGGACTTCGCGCAGAACGACGTGGTCGCCGCGAATCGCCAGCACCAGGTGATCACGGAAGCCTGGAGCCCGTTGGGCCAGGGTGGTGACCTCCTGAAGAACGACACGCTCGTGCAGCTTGGCAAGAAGCACGGCAAATCGCCTGCGCAGGTGGTGTTGCGCTGGCATGTGCAGCTCGGCTACATGGTGATCCCGAAGTCCGCCACGCCGGAGCGTATCCGCTCGAATATCGACGTATTCGATTTCGAGTTGAGCAGCGAAGACATGGCCGCGATCGCGAACCTCGACAACGGCAACCGCATGGGCCCGGATCCCGAAAAGCTCAACTAACCCCGTCGCGCGCATCTACATGATGCCGTTAACCGCCCCGCCGAACGCCTCAACATGAGGCCGTTAATCACCCCTCCGCGCGCATCAACATGATGCCGTTAATTACCCCTCTACGCGCATCAACATGATGCCGTTGTAGGAGCCCACCTTGTGGGCGACATCTTTCGCCTTACCGCCGCAGGACTTGATGGCTTTTGGCGAAAGATGTCGCCCACAGGGTGGGCTCCTACAGCGGCGTTTTGGGTCAATCGGTCACGACGATGTCGATAGGGGGCGTTTTGGGTCAATCGGTCATGGAGATGTCGATTTCCATGGGGTAGGGGTTCGGGCTTCTTGGTGGTGCGGGCAGCGTCCAGTTCGCAAACTGGCCGGCGAAACACGTGGCCACGGGCGTCGCGGGCTGCACGGCTACGTTGCTTGATTGACCTTTCGCATCCACCCCTGCCACGAGCGTGAACGCCCGCTTATCGGCCGGCGCGTTGCTGGCGATACAGCCCTTCAGCGCATCCGTGGCCGGGTTGCCGATGCGATCCCAAAGCTGCTCCTGCCACGCCTTACCCTCGGCCTTCGCTTCCAGTGCCTTCGCGGCCTGCACACGCGCATCGAAACCGTCGGCACCGGCGAAAGCGAACATCAGGGCAAGCAGCATC
This genomic interval carries:
- the ispG gene encoding flavodoxin-dependent (E)-4-hydroxy-3-methylbut-2-enyl-diphosphate synthase — its product is MTDDLTRPRPAEAEARRPSTGVHIDKVQVGGGAPIVVQSMTNTDTEDPVSTAKQIAELARAGSEMVRITVNTPAAAAAVPRIRERLEMMGVSVPLIGDFHYNGHQLLEGEPACAEALAKYRINPGNVGFGKKKDAQFASIIEMAIRYNKPVRIGANWGSLDQSMVAALMDENGRRADPWDAGHVAREALIRSALDSAARAEDLGLARDRIILSCKVSGVQELIAVYRDLARRGDYALHLGLTEAGMGSKGITASAAALSVLLQEGIGDTIRISLTPEPGQSRTAEVIVAQELLQTMGLRAFTPLVTACPGCGRTTSEFFQELAKTVQGHVRERMPEWRVKYDGVENLTLAVMGCIVNGPGESKHANIGISLPGNGEAPSAPVFIDGEKATTLRGENIANEFVAILDNYVETHYSARHD
- a CDS encoding aldo/keto reductase is translated as MANSVPLLSLNDGRKAPQLGFGVFQIPDDETSRAVQEALKAGYRSIDTAAIYKNEAGVGDALAKSGIARSDIFLTTKLWNAEQGFDSTLRAFDASMKKLGTDYLDMYLIHWPTPKHDRYVDTWKAFIRLREEGRIRSIGVSNFQPAHLERIIKETGVAPVVNQIEVHPDFAQNDVVAANRQHQVITEAWSPLGQGGDLLKNDTLVQLGKKHGKSPAQVVLRWHVQLGYMVIPKSATPERIRSNIDVFDFELSSEDMAAIANLDNGNRMGPDPEKLN
- a CDS encoding peptidase C13, with product MLLALMFAFAGADGFDARVQAAKALEAKAEGKAWQEQLWDRIGNPATDALKGCIASNAPADKRAFTLVAGVDAKGQSSNVAVQPATPVATCFAGQFANWTLPAPPRSPNPYPMEIDISMTD